Part of the Lysobacter enzymogenes genome is shown below.
AGTACGCGCACATCCTCTCGGTCGAAGACCCGATCGAGTTCGTGCACACCTCGCAGAAGTGCCTCATCAACCAGCGCGAAGTCCACCGCGACACGCACGGGTTCAACGAGGCGCTGCGTTCGGCGCTGCGCGAAGATCCCGACTACATCCTGGTCGGCGAGTTGCGCGACCTGGAAACCATCCGCCTGGCGTTGACCGCCGCGGAAACCGGCCACCTGGTGTTCGGCACCCTGCACACCTCGTCGGCGGCCAAGACCGTGGACCGCATCATCGACGTGTTCCCCGCCGGCGAAAAGCCGATGGTGCGCTCGATGCTGTCGGAATCGTTGCGCGCGGTGATCTCGCAGGCGCTGCTGAAGAAGGTCGGCGGCGGCCGCACCGCGGCCTGGGAGATCATGGTCGGCATCCCCGCGATCCGCAACCTGATCCGCGAGGACAAGGTCGCGCAGATGTATTCGGCGATCCAGACCGGCCAGGCCTACGGCATGATGACCCTGGACCAGCACCTGCAAGACCTGGTCAAGCGCGGCCTGATCCTGCGCCCGCAGGCCAAGGAATACGCCAAGGACAAGCGTCTGTTCGAATGACGCCCGCCGGCGGCGCGCACGCCGCGCCGCCCTCCCGACGTCGCGCGCAGCCGCGAGCGCCACATCCCCCCGGCGGCCTTCGCCGCCGTAAACGACCTCCCGAGGAGGTAGCCGTATGAACACTCCCGCCCCGACCAATCCGACCACCGCCTCCGGTGCGATCGACTTCACCTCCTTCCTCAAGCTGATGGCGCACCAGCGCGCCTCCGACTTGTTCATCACCGCCGGCATGCCGCCGTCGATGAAGGTGCACGGCAAGATCGCGCCGATCACCCAGAACCCGCTGACGCCGCAGCAGAGCCGCGACCTGGTGCTCAACGTGATGAGCCCGCAGCAGCGCGAAGAATTCGAAAAGACCCACGAGTGCAACTTCGCCATCGGCGTCACCGGCGTCGGCCGCTTCCGCGTCAGCTGCTTCTACCAGCGCAACCAGGTCGGCATGGTGCTGCGCCGGATCGAGACCAAGATCCCGACCGTCGAGGAGCTGAACCTGCCGCCGATCATCAAGACGCTGGCGATGACCAAGCGCGGCATCATCATCTTCGTCGGCGCCACCGGCACCGGCAAGTCGACCTCGCTGGCGGCGATGATCGGCTACCGCAACCAGAACTCGACCGGCCACATCATCACCATCGAAGACCCGATCGAATTCGTCCACCGCCACGAGGGCTGCATCATCACCCAGCGCGAGGTCGGCATCGACACCGACAGCTGGGACGCCGCGTTGAAGAACACCCTGCGCCAGGCGCCGGACGTGATCATGATCGGCGAGGTGCGCACCCGCGAAGGCATGGACCACGCCATCGCCTTCGCCGAAACCGGCCACCTGGTGCTGTGCACCCTGCACGCCAACAACGCCAACCAGGCGATGGACCGCATCATCAACTTCTTCCCCGAAGACCGCCGCGGGCAGCTGCTGATGGACTTGTCGCTGAACCTCAAGGGCGTGGTCGCCCAGCAGCTGATCCCGACCCCCGACGGCAAGGGCCGCCGCGTGGCGATGGAGATCCTGCTCGGCACCCCGCTGGCGCAGGACTACATCCGCGACGGCGAGATCCACAAGCTCAAGGAGCTGATGAAGGAATCGACCCAGCTCGGCATGAAGACCTTCGACCAGGCCCTGTTCGAGCTGTACCAGGGCGGCGAGATCAGCTACGAAGACGCGCTGCGCTATGCGGACTCGCAGAACGAGGTGCGCCTGCGGATCAAGCTGGCGCAGGGCGGCGATGCGCGGACCTTGTCGCAGGGGTTGGATGGGGTCGAGGTGGCTGAGGTGCGGTGAGCCGTTCGTTTAGGCGATAGCGAAGAAGCCGGCGGAAGCCGGCTTTTTTGTGCTTGTCGTGGCGCAGGACCGTGTAGATTTTTCCTTCAGTGCCTGTTGCAGAAGCGAAGGCTCGATGATCGAAGACATCGAAGTACTCAAAGACACCGAACTCGCGTTCGGCGGCAGGCCGCGGCCTGTGGTTCTGGTCAAGGACGGGCCGGTCGATGAGATTCGCAAAGACGCCGAGGCCGTATCGGGTCTGCGGTGGTCCGAAATCGATTGCGAAACGCTCGAAAAATATCCCGATTGCATTTATGGCTTCACTTCGGAGGGCTTTCGTTACTTCCTTCCTGGGGTGATTTGCGCGAGCGTTCGCGAACGGCGGCCCGATCTGTTGGTCGTCGATTCGCTGG
Proteins encoded:
- a CDS encoding type IV pilus twitching motility protein PilT; this translates as MDIAELLAFSVKNKASDLHLSAGLPPMIRVDGDVRRINIPALDHKQVHALVYDIMSDKQRRDFEEFLEVDFSFEIPGLARFRVNAFNQNRGAGAVFRTIPSEVLSLEDLGCPPIFRQLIEQPQGLILVTGPTGSGKSTTLAAMIDHINKSEYAHILSVEDPIEFVHTSQKCLINQREVHRDTHGFNEALRSALREDPDYILVGELRDLETIRLALTAAETGHLVFGTLHTSSAAKTVDRIIDVFPAGEKPMVRSMLSESLRAVISQALLKKVGGGRTAAWEIMVGIPAIRNLIREDKVAQMYSAIQTGQAYGMMTLDQHLQDLVKRGLILRPQAKEYAKDKRLFE
- a CDS encoding PilT/PilU family type 4a pilus ATPase, producing MNTPAPTNPTTASGAIDFTSFLKLMAHQRASDLFITAGMPPSMKVHGKIAPITQNPLTPQQSRDLVLNVMSPQQREEFEKTHECNFAIGVTGVGRFRVSCFYQRNQVGMVLRRIETKIPTVEELNLPPIIKTLAMTKRGIIIFVGATGTGKSTSLAAMIGYRNQNSTGHIITIEDPIEFVHRHEGCIITQREVGIDTDSWDAALKNTLRQAPDVIMIGEVRTREGMDHAIAFAETGHLVLCTLHANNANQAMDRIINFFPEDRRGQLLMDLSLNLKGVVAQQLIPTPDGKGRRVAMEILLGTPLAQDYIRDGEIHKLKELMKESTQLGMKTFDQALFELYQGGEISYEDALRYADSQNEVRLRIKLAQGGDARTLSQGLDGVEVAEVR